A stretch of Elusimicrobiaceae bacterium DNA encodes these proteins:
- a CDS encoding YtxH domain-containing protein: protein MRDDKGSVLTAFILGGIIGAVAGLLLAPKSGKETREDVCDWMDDAVTKSKDTIEVVGENIREGVHTGKARLNKAFGKTHPEADVDKVEGTL, encoded by the coding sequence GAGATGACAAGGGTTCGGTATTGACGGCGTTCATTCTTGGCGGCATTATCGGCGCGGTGGCGGGACTGCTGCTGGCTCCCAAATCCGGCAAGGAAACCCGTGAGGATGTGTGCGACTGGATGGACGACGCCGTAACCAAAAGCAAGGACACCATCGAAGTAGTCGGCGAAAATATCCGCGAAGGCGTGCACACCGGCAAAGCGCGCCTGAACAAAGCGTTCGGCAAGACTCACCCCGAAGCCGACGTGGACAAAGTGGAAGGAACGCTGTAA